The following are from one region of the Methyloprofundus sedimenti genome:
- a CDS encoding sulfotransferase, translating to MYFLYWPIFLKLMMRMFTPRYFRPKFVFFVGFIIIPAILCFRLIVVFFQILDFFLFPGFWRIEIKQPLFILSNPRSGSTFLHRMLEKDKQYTYLSLWQSLLNSITLYKLVGFISALDKKIGAPISQIVDAVDRHFFKGWDGLHKAGLRFSEEDEFLFVSSFLAPGLILFFPYLHEVDDVFSLDNLPVKARKCLIKNFRLSVQRHVYATGGNTFLAKNAVAGGRLGIYQEAFPDMRVIHIQSDILRSVASSLSVFSKPWSFHSPACYQRKYESMSVIEMVRTNHQGIINNRQNFTPENSIDIEYDDLVINPEKTVVSIYQHFGMPLNAEYKARLVLDCIAAKSYQSVHEYTIEDYGYTNEEIIQHLADKSIQNLLCVA from the coding sequence ATGTATTTTCTTTATTGGCCCATTTTCCTGAAGTTAATGATGCGTATGTTTACTCCGCGGTATTTTAGACCAAAATTTGTATTTTTTGTTGGTTTCATCATTATCCCCGCAATTTTGTGTTTTCGCTTAATCGTAGTATTTTTTCAGATACTGGACTTTTTTCTTTTTCCCGGATTTTGGCGTATAGAGATTAAGCAGCCTTTATTTATCTTAAGTAATCCTCGTAGTGGTTCGACATTTTTACATCGAATGCTAGAAAAAGATAAACAATACACCTACTTGTCCTTATGGCAATCGCTATTAAATTCAATAACTTTGTATAAGTTAGTAGGGTTTATCAGTGCATTAGATAAAAAAATAGGGGCCCCCATTTCACAAATAGTTGATGCAGTTGACAGGCATTTTTTCAAAGGCTGGGATGGTTTGCACAAGGCAGGACTGCGTTTTTCTGAAGAAGATGAGTTTTTATTTGTCAGTTCGTTTTTAGCACCCGGTCTTATTCTTTTTTTTCCTTACCTGCATGAGGTAGATGATGTTTTTTCGCTGGATAATCTGCCTGTTAAAGCGAGAAAATGCCTGATTAAAAACTTTCGCTTATCTGTTCAACGTCATGTCTATGCAACGGGTGGTAACACCTTTCTTGCTAAAAATGCGGTTGCAGGTGGCAGGCTAGGTATCTATCAGGAAGCTTTTCCTGATATGCGTGTTATTCATATTCAAAGTGACATACTCAGGTCCGTTGCATCCTCTTTGAGTGTGTTTTCTAAACCCTGGTCATTCCATTCACCAGCTTGCTACCAAAGAAAATACGAAAGTATGAGTGTGATAGAGATGGTGAGAACTAATCATCAGGGAATAATCAATAACAGGCAAAATTTTACGCCTGAAAATTCGATTGATATTGAATACGATGATCTGGTGATTAATCCCGAAAAAACTGTGGTATCTATTTATCAGCATTTTGGCATGCCACTAAATGCTGAATATAAGGCAAGATTAGTGCTTGATTGTATCGCAGCAAAGTCATATCAGAGTGTACATGAGTATACAATTGAAGATTACGGGTATACAAATGAAGAAATCATTCAGCACCTTGCCGATAAATCTATACAGAATCTGCTATGTGTAGCATAA
- a CDS encoding tetratricopeptide repeat protein encodes MSKIEANWINTSEAESTPEKQNMFLQLAEDISDVVVAFPSQADPLILKSAILLTMAEDASSFVALGLVKQAKELLARAIDIDPEAREGSALVTMGILYYKVPGWPVAFGDNDAAETYLLKALKVNPDGVTSNYFYAEFLLEQGKGDQAVSYLNKAIGATLDPKNTSFKIKAKHKAKAKAALANLS; translated from the coding sequence GTGTCAAAAATTGAAGCGAACTGGATTAATACTAGTGAAGCAGAGTCTACACCTGAAAAGCAAAATATGTTTTTGCAACTAGCAGAAGATATTAGCGATGTGGTCGTTGCCTTTCCTAGTCAGGCTGATCCACTTATCTTGAAGTCAGCTATTTTATTGACTATGGCTGAAGATGCCTCCAGTTTTGTAGCACTTGGTTTAGTGAAACAGGCAAAAGAATTATTAGCCAGGGCAATAGATATTGACCCGGAGGCGCGTGAAGGTTCGGCTCTAGTTACGATGGGAATTCTGTACTATAAAGTCCCAGGGTGGCCGGTCGCATTTGGGGATAATGACGCAGCTGAAACCTATCTTTTGAAAGCTTTAAAAGTCAACCCTGATGGAGTTACAAGCAATTACTTTTATGCAGAATTCTTGTTAGAGCAGGGTAAGGGCGATCAGGCCGTAAGTTATCTTAATAAGGCCATAGGCGCAACATTAGATCCTAAAAATACGTCATTTAAAATTAAAGCTAAGCATAAAGCTAAAGCAAAAGCAGCTTTAGCTAATTTATCGTAA
- a CDS encoding terpene cyclase/mutase family protein, with amino-acid sequence MSQNKSSWNLWKLLTKHGRQVWAFKSDSQNIDDHLKNADNYSEQESHNFCKDFAFDRQHNPSSADQVFRQQAIRDNAATFSAQKPPAESPEEQELIDSLIKGMHYFSQLQSEDGHWPGDYGGPLFLLPGLLIASYISATPFPKPHQEMMKIYLFNHQHTDGGWGMHIEGQPTMFGTVMQYVSLRLLGVDKDDTRLINASTWIKANGGATGIPSWGKFYLALLNLYDWNGFNSLFPEMWLFPKWLPVHPSRYWCHTRMVYLPMAYCQAHHIQVPENDLILSLRKEIYNEDFKSIDWAKQRNRVCDKDCYTIQSPVLKWMNLFTNGYEKFRPQWLRTKASDYLIKYINAEDAQTEYLNIGPVSKAINSICVWHAYGKDSEKFKKHVARWYDYLWIAEDGMKMSGYNGSQLWDVAFTTRAMLESDLGQLFPETIKKSYQFIDDMQVKKEHETHKEFFRHPMIGSWPFSTAEQAWPVSDCTAEGLSATLAIHKTGILKQGISDARIKQAVDIILSFQNKDGGWPTYELSRAPKWLEKLNPSEVFADIMIDYSWTECSSACIIALLEILECYPDYKSQEIRKAITRGLQFVVKQQKQDGSWYGGWAVCFTYATWFALEALVQGKDYIDTDLRSERINKACDFLISKQMPDGGWGETYESCANKVYTQAKTSQVINTAWALLALQVANSEEKEVIQRGINLLLQRQLDNGDWAQENISGVFNYNCMITYSSYRNIFPIWALNRFYQHKGY; translated from the coding sequence ATGTCGCAAAATAAATCAAGCTGGAACCTCTGGAAACTTTTAACTAAACATGGCCGCCAAGTGTGGGCATTTAAAAGTGATTCGCAAAATATTGACGATCATTTAAAGAATGCAGATAACTATTCTGAGCAGGAATCACACAATTTTTGCAAAGACTTCGCGTTCGATCGCCAGCATAACCCGTCATCAGCTGATCAAGTTTTTAGGCAACAGGCAATACGTGACAATGCCGCTACCTTTTCTGCACAGAAACCACCAGCAGAATCCCCTGAAGAACAAGAATTAATAGATAGCCTGATTAAAGGAATGCACTACTTTAGTCAATTGCAAAGCGAGGATGGGCACTGGCCTGGCGACTATGGTGGCCCTCTATTTTTGCTACCTGGCTTGTTAATAGCCTCTTATATTTCAGCAACGCCCTTCCCTAAGCCCCATCAGGAAATGATGAAAATATACCTATTTAACCATCAGCATACAGATGGCGGATGGGGTATGCATATTGAAGGACAACCCACTATGTTTGGAACGGTGATGCAATATGTTTCACTGCGCTTACTGGGTGTCGATAAAGACGATACAAGGTTAATTAATGCCAGCACATGGATTAAAGCAAATGGTGGGGCAACTGGTATTCCTTCATGGGGGAAGTTTTATCTGGCCCTGCTAAATTTATATGACTGGAATGGCTTTAATAGTTTATTCCCGGAAATGTGGTTATTTCCCAAGTGGTTACCAGTGCATCCTTCACGATACTGGTGTCATACCCGCATGGTCTATTTACCGATGGCTTATTGCCAGGCTCATCATATACAAGTACCAGAGAATGATTTAATACTGTCCTTAAGAAAAGAAATCTACAATGAAGATTTTAAATCAATCGACTGGGCAAAACAGAGAAACAGAGTTTGTGACAAGGATTGCTACACAATTCAATCGCCTGTTTTAAAATGGATGAATCTTTTCACTAACGGCTATGAAAAATTCAGGCCTCAGTGGTTAAGAACAAAAGCAAGTGACTACCTTATAAAATATATTAATGCAGAAGATGCACAGACAGAATATCTGAATATAGGTCCCGTTAGTAAAGCCATTAACTCGATCTGTGTCTGGCATGCTTATGGCAAAGATTCTGAAAAATTTAAAAAACATGTTGCCCGTTGGTATGACTATTTATGGATCGCTGAAGATGGCATGAAAATGAGCGGCTATAATGGTTCACAATTATGGGATGTTGCTTTTACAACACGCGCGATGCTGGAAAGTGACTTAGGCCAATTATTTCCTGAGACCATCAAGAAAAGCTATCAATTTATTGATGATATGCAGGTTAAAAAGGAGCACGAGACACATAAAGAGTTTTTCCGTCATCCTATGATAGGTAGCTGGCCATTTTCCACTGCCGAACAAGCCTGGCCAGTCTCTGATTGCACTGCTGAAGGTTTAAGTGCCACCTTGGCTATTCATAAAACTGGGATACTTAAACAAGGTATTAGCGATGCACGCATAAAACAAGCTGTCGATATTATCTTGTCTTTTCAAAATAAAGACGGTGGCTGGCCTACTTACGAATTAAGTCGCGCGCCCAAATGGCTAGAAAAACTGAATCCATCTGAAGTTTTTGCTGACATTATGATTGATTATTCATGGACTGAATGTAGCTCAGCCTGCATCATTGCACTACTTGAAATTCTAGAGTGCTATCCGGATTATAAGAGCCAGGAAATACGCAAGGCAATTACGAGAGGTTTACAGTTTGTTGTTAAACAACAAAAACAGGATGGCTCCTGGTATGGCGGCTGGGCAGTATGTTTCACCTATGCTACCTGGTTTGCATTAGAAGCTCTGGTGCAGGGCAAAGACTATATCGACACCGATCTAAGATCAGAACGCATCAATAAGGCCTGTGATTTTTTGATCAGCAAACAAATGCCTGACGGCGGATGGGGAGAAACTTATGAGTCGTGCGCGAATAAGGTTTATACACAAGCAAAAACATCACAAGTTATAAATACAGCCTGGGCATTACTGGCATTACAGGTCGCAAACTCAGAGGAAAAAGAAGTTATTCAACGCGGCATTAACTTACTATTACAGAGACAATTAGACAACGGCGATTGGGCACAGGAAAATATATCGGGTGTTTTTAACTATAACTGCATGATTACCTATAGCTCATACCGAAACATTTTCCCTATATGGGCCTTAAACCGCTTCTATCAACATAAAGGCTATTAA
- a CDS encoding FAD-dependent monooxygenase produces MNTSPEHNDLFDICIVGVGMAGATIAAYLAPRGLKIALIDREYTEKRRIVGELLQPGAVQTLKKMGLEHLLEGFDAQPIYGYALFNNDKEFSISYNSDDSTEYHGVGLHNGRFLQKIREDVFKNETVTQIHGTVSELIEDKKGVVKGVTYREKHTREYKTVKAKLTVTSDGFFSNFRKDLSNNVKTVTSFFIGLVLNDCNLPFPNHGHVFLSAPTPFICYPISSTETRLLIDYPGDKAPKKDEIREHILNKVAPFLPEEFKECFANAMEDDDFKVMPNHYMPAKPVLKEGAVLLGDALNMRHPLTGGGLTAVFNDVYLLSTHLLAMPDFNDPKLLHEKLELYYQDRYHANTNVNIMANALYGVMSNDLLKQGVFEYLRKGGDNSGGPITLLAGLNRNPTLLIKHFFSVAFLCICNLSGNNKMNFTNVFRVMKDAFCIIKPLAVNELRPSSFYKKNIQL; encoded by the coding sequence ATGAATACATCTCCTGAACATAATGATTTATTTGATATTTGCATAGTCGGTGTCGGCATGGCTGGCGCGACAATTGCAGCCTATCTCGCCCCTAGAGGCCTCAAAATTGCGCTTATTGATAGAGAGTATACGGAAAAAAGGCGTATTGTAGGCGAACTATTACAGCCTGGTGCAGTACAAACTCTAAAAAAAATGGGATTAGAACACTTACTCGAAGGTTTTGATGCGCAGCCGATTTACGGATACGCCTTATTTAATAATGACAAGGAGTTCTCTATATCTTATAACTCCGATGATTCCACTGAATATCATGGAGTTGGGTTACATAACGGGCGCTTTTTACAAAAAATCCGTGAAGATGTATTCAAGAATGAAACTGTCACCCAGATTCATGGCACTGTATCCGAGCTTATTGAAGACAAAAAAGGCGTGGTTAAGGGGGTAACATACCGTGAAAAGCACACTAGAGAATACAAAACAGTCAAGGCAAAACTTACAGTCACTAGCGACGGTTTTTTCTCCAATTTCCGTAAAGATTTAAGCAATAATGTCAAAACAGTTACTTCGTTTTTTATTGGCCTGGTTTTAAACGACTGCAATCTTCCGTTCCCTAACCATGGCCATGTCTTTTTATCTGCACCTACACCCTTTATTTGCTATCCGATTTCTAGCACTGAAACTCGACTGCTGATTGACTACCCTGGGGACAAAGCACCTAAAAAAGACGAAATTCGAGAACATATTTTAAATAAAGTTGCTCCATTTTTACCTGAAGAGTTCAAAGAGTGCTTTGCCAATGCTATGGAAGATGATGACTTTAAAGTCATGCCTAACCACTACATGCCCGCTAAACCGGTGCTAAAAGAAGGCGCTGTGCTCTTAGGTGATGCACTTAACATGCGTCATCCTCTGACAGGCGGCGGTTTAACCGCAGTGTTTAATGACGTCTACTTACTCAGCACTCATTTGCTCGCAATGCCTGATTTTAACGACCCAAAATTGTTACACGAAAAACTGGAGCTTTATTATCAGGATCGTTATCACGCAAATACCAATGTCAATATCATGGCAAATGCACTATATGGCGTCATGTCTAATGACCTGCTTAAACAGGGTGTATTTGAGTATTTGCGTAAAGGTGGCGACAACTCAGGTGGCCCTATCACTCTATTAGCCGGCCTTAACAGAAACCCGACGTTACTAATCAAGCACTTTTTTAGTGTCGCATTTCTGTGTATCTGTAATCTATCAGGGAATAACAAAATGAATTTTACGAATGTTTTTCGTGTAATGAAAGATGCTTTTTGTATTATTAAACCACTTGCTGTTAATGAATTACGCCCTAGCTCATTTTATAAAAAGAATATCCAACTCTAA
- a CDS encoding adenine phosphoribosyltransferase, producing MQRLKDKIRDIPDFPKPGIIFKDITPLAKDPAALRLAVHYLVQPFLGRDITAVAGMEARGFIFGSLVAWELNLPFIPLRKPGKLPYDAQSISYDLEYGSASLEIHTDALNANDRVLLIDDLLATGGTAKASCELIEQLGATVEALGFVIELDFINGRKQLEDYEIHALLHY from the coding sequence ATGCAACGACTAAAAGATAAAATTCGCGATATTCCTGACTTCCCCAAACCAGGAATTATATTTAAAGACATAACCCCACTAGCAAAAGATCCTGCCGCCTTACGGCTGGCAGTACACTATCTTGTACAGCCATTTCTTGGCAGAGATATTACAGCGGTTGCAGGCATGGAAGCGAGAGGCTTTATTTTCGGCTCTCTGGTTGCATGGGAACTTAATCTCCCGTTTATTCCGTTAAGAAAACCCGGAAAACTGCCATATGATGCGCAAAGCATTTCCTATGATCTGGAATACGGCTCAGCAAGCTTAGAAATTCATACTGACGCCCTAAATGCAAATGATCGAGTACTGTTAATAGATGATTTACTGGCAACAGGTGGCACTGCTAAAGCCAGCTGCGAATTGATAGAACAGCTAGGTGCTACAGTAGAAGCGCTTGGTTTTGTTATCGAATTAGATTTTATCAATGGTAGAAAACAGCTGGAAGATTACGAAATACATGCATTACTGCATTACTAA
- the mutM gene encoding bifunctional DNA-formamidopyrimidine glycosylase/DNA-(apurinic or apyrimidinic site) lyase has translation MPELPEVETTLRGISPHIKNQIVRKVIIRQPKLRWPIPKELPQLIEQQTLLNLSRRAKYLLFDFDAGTLLIHLGMSGSLRVMTENEPPAKHDHFEIVFEHNTSIRLTDPRRFGTVLWLGKDPYQHGLLRKLGPEPLSDQLTGLYLYEQSRHKKVSIKQFLMNQNIVTGIGNIYCTEVLFYTGISPVRAAGNISLRRYITLVTQIKKTLSLAIEQGGTTLRDFVGSDGKPGYFKQELSAYGRSGLPCKYCQQTLTDIKQAQRTTVYCTHCQT, from the coding sequence ATGCCTGAATTACCTGAAGTTGAGACGACCTTACGTGGTATCAGCCCACATATTAAAAATCAAATAGTACGCAAAGTGATTATACGCCAGCCTAAATTACGCTGGCCCATTCCCAAAGAACTGCCACAGTTAATTGAGCAACAAACACTATTAAACCTTAGCCGCAGAGCAAAATACCTGTTATTCGACTTTGACGCAGGCACTTTGTTAATCCACCTGGGCATGTCAGGTAGCCTTCGGGTTATGACTGAAAATGAACCACCCGCTAAACATGACCATTTCGAAATCGTCTTCGAGCATAATACAAGTATTCGTCTAACAGATCCACGACGTTTTGGTACTGTCTTATGGCTAGGAAAAGACCCCTATCAGCATGGCTTGCTAAGAAAACTGGGACCCGAACCATTAAGTGATCAATTAACGGGACTCTATCTCTACGAACAATCAAGACATAAAAAAGTCAGTATCAAACAATTTCTAATGAACCAAAACATTGTCACCGGTATTGGTAATATTTATTGTACAGAAGTGCTGTTTTACACTGGAATAAGCCCTGTTCGCGCAGCAGGCAATATTTCCTTAAGGCGCTATATTACCCTTGTTACCCAGATAAAAAAGACACTTAGTCTGGCTATCGAGCAAGGTGGCACGACACTACGTGATTTTGTTGGAAGCGATGGCAAGCCCGGTTATTTCAAACAAGAACTTAGCGCCTATGGCCGTTCCGGCTTGCCATGTAAATACTGTCAACAAACTCTGACCGACATAAAACAAGCCCAACGAACGACAGTGTATTGCACTCACTGCCAGACGTAA
- a CDS encoding DUF2288 domain-containing protein: protein MTEEDLSKEKVNLETSKIAWIELQRVFASGLAVNIAPELDLIDVADAFSKDNKLLVENWMKNQQVHLVTDQQAALWIKNDAMMWAVVIKPWVLVQAIED, encoded by the coding sequence ATGACTGAAGAAGATTTAAGTAAAGAAAAAGTAAACCTGGAAACCTCAAAAATTGCCTGGATTGAATTACAGCGCGTTTTTGCCAGTGGCTTGGCTGTTAATATCGCTCCAGAACTGGATCTGATAGATGTAGCCGATGCTTTTTCCAAAGACAATAAATTACTGGTTGAAAACTGGATGAAAAATCAGCAAGTACACCTTGTAACTGACCAACAAGCCGCATTATGGATTAAGAATGATGCAATGATGTGGGCCGTTGTGATAAAACCCTGGGTACTTGTTCAGGCAATTGAAGACTAA
- the gltX gene encoding glutamate--tRNA ligase yields the protein MTIKTRFAPSPTGYLHLGGARTALFSWLHAKQNNGTFVLRIEDTDLERSTQESVDAILEGMQWLGLDYDEGPYYQTKRFDRYGEIIQQLLDQGDAYYCYCSREELDGLREQQMVNKEKPRYNGKCRENTEGREGMNRVIRFRNPDEGDVVFDDLVKGKITVANKELDDLIIARTDGSPTYNLTVVVDDMDMGITHVIRGDDHVNNTPRQINILKALSADLPYYAHLPMILGDDGARLSKRHGAVGVMQYRDDGFLPEALLNYLVRLGWSYGDQEIFTREQMIKLFDISKVNVSASAFNTEKLIWLNHQYIMNSEPELIARHLEWHMQQRGIDVPSQGPALIDIVKAQRERCKTLVEMANASIYFYQDFSEYDEKAAKKNFKQGTDKILQDLLDAFMAVTEWQGDILHDIVLQIAEKLELKLGKIAQPLRVAVCGTGMSPSIDVTLSLLGRDKTLRRLENAINYIKENKS from the coding sequence ATGACAATAAAAACACGATTTGCCCCCAGTCCAACAGGTTATCTACATTTAGGTGGAGCGCGCACAGCTCTCTTTTCCTGGTTACATGCAAAACAAAATAATGGCACCTTTGTTCTGCGTATCGAAGATACCGATTTAGAGCGTTCCACACAGGAGTCAGTTGATGCCATTCTTGAGGGAATGCAATGGCTAGGACTCGATTATGATGAGGGGCCTTACTACCAGACTAAGCGGTTTGATCGTTATGGGGAAATTATCCAGCAGTTACTGGATCAGGGGGACGCTTACTACTGTTATTGTTCAAGGGAAGAGTTAGATGGGCTGCGTGAACAGCAAATGGTGAATAAAGAAAAACCACGTTATAACGGTAAATGTCGTGAAAATACTGAAGGTCGGGAGGGGATGAATCGGGTTATTCGCTTTCGTAATCCTGACGAAGGTGACGTTGTTTTTGATGATTTGGTTAAAGGTAAAATTACTGTTGCCAATAAAGAATTAGATGACTTGATTATTGCACGAACTGATGGAAGCCCAACTTATAATTTAACAGTTGTTGTCGACGACATGGATATGGGGATTACCCATGTGATTCGAGGTGACGACCATGTTAATAATACACCTAGGCAAATTAATATTTTAAAGGCTCTAAGTGCTGATTTACCTTATTATGCACATCTTCCTATGATTTTAGGTGATGATGGCGCCAGGTTATCAAAACGTCACGGTGCAGTCGGTGTTATGCAATATCGAGATGATGGTTTTTTACCTGAAGCCTTATTGAACTATTTAGTCAGACTAGGCTGGTCATATGGTGATCAGGAGATATTTACTCGCGAACAAATGATCAAATTATTTGATATAAGCAAGGTTAATGTTTCAGCTTCAGCTTTTAATACTGAAAAACTGATATGGCTTAATCATCAATATATCATGAACTCAGAACCTGAATTAATTGCCAGGCACCTTGAATGGCATATGCAGCAACGTGGCATTGATGTTCCTTCACAAGGTCCAGCCTTGATTGATATTGTTAAAGCACAGCGTGAACGATGCAAAACATTGGTCGAAATGGCCAATGCCAGCATATATTTTTATCAGGATTTTAGCGAATACGATGAGAAGGCTGCCAAGAAAAATTTCAAGCAAGGAACGGACAAGATTCTGCAGGATTTACTTGATGCTTTTATGGCAGTGACAGAATGGCAGGGCGACATTTTGCATGATATTGTTTTGCAGATTGCTGAAAAATTAGAATTAAAGTTGGGCAAAATTGCACAGCCTTTACGTGTTGCAGTTTGTGGTACAGGTATGTCACCCTCTATTGATGTTACTTTAAGTTTATTAGGTAGAGATAAAACCTTGAGGCGTTTGGAAAATGCAATTAATTACATCAAAGAAAATAAAAGCTAG
- a CDS encoding tetratricopeptide repeat protein has product MKVIQTMILSYFMMFSMNSFANTFAEIQQQAELGNALAQAQMGAIYQLGRNGVTKDPQKSANWMLKAANQGLVEAEVFMAALYDRGLGVKRDVNTATQWYEKAAAQQHGTALAILGRNNVAKGGIAFNYKSMRIRASKQIPVEYSKRFLKQK; this is encoded by the coding sequence ATGAAAGTAATACAAACAATGATTTTGAGCTATTTTATGATGTTTAGTATGAATAGTTTCGCGAATACATTTGCAGAAATTCAACAACAAGCGGAGCTGGGCAATGCTTTAGCGCAAGCCCAGATGGGTGCTATATATCAACTAGGTCGAAATGGGGTGACGAAAGATCCGCAGAAATCGGCAAATTGGATGTTAAAAGCAGCAAATCAAGGCCTGGTGGAAGCTGAAGTGTTTATGGCTGCACTTTATGACCGTGGTTTGGGAGTAAAGCGAGACGTTAACACGGCAACTCAGTGGTATGAAAAGGCTGCAGCTCAACAGCATGGTACGGCGTTAGCTATTCTAGGCAGAAATAATGTAGCCAAAGGCGGTATCGCATTTAATTATAAATCCATGCGTATAAGAGCTTCAAAACAAATTCCGGTAGAATATTCAAAACGATTTTTAAAACAGAAATAA
- a CDS encoding OmpA family protein, translating into MLKKIIIPAVSISGLVLLSGCANTPTSYPNFTAAPVAQSTSTTQFKQKTDTIFVVLDASSSTNTTYDGNDSGASKLDVEKQTLYRFNKTIPANIPLTTGLESFGSGHCLDWGFTKLDQDITRHSDKKFQAGLDQVECASGGTPLDKGIADSAIELDKAQGNIALLILSDGQQAPSDTIAEAQALKSKLGERLCIYTVWVGNSDNTSGQVVLQNLSNMSNCGKSVNVADISSSTSMARFVEDMLYTKVAAGCSDIDGDGVCDPNDKCPDTPAGVKVNSQGCWSYNNINFGFDSSKITSASEHILDNAVVVLKRNPSMTVRLDGHTDSIGTQAYNMGLSVRRAQAVKSHLIAKGIAARRLTIKGFGKSNPIASNNTEAGRAENRRVDFKITAR; encoded by the coding sequence ATGCTAAAGAAGATAATCATTCCCGCAGTTTCAATTTCAGGCCTTGTCCTGTTATCGGGCTGTGCCAATACACCAACATCGTATCCAAATTTTACTGCTGCGCCTGTTGCTCAAAGCACTTCAACAACGCAGTTTAAACAAAAAACGGATACCATTTTTGTTGTATTAGATGCGTCCTCATCAACTAATACCACTTATGATGGCAATGACTCAGGCGCATCAAAACTGGATGTTGAAAAACAAACACTGTACCGATTTAATAAAACCATCCCAGCAAATATTCCACTTACTACCGGACTAGAAAGCTTTGGCTCTGGCCATTGTCTAGATTGGGGTTTTACCAAACTTGACCAGGACATCACCAGACATTCAGACAAAAAATTTCAAGCCGGTTTAGATCAAGTAGAGTGTGCCAGCGGGGGTACTCCACTGGATAAAGGCATAGCTGATTCAGCGATTGAACTTGACAAAGCGCAAGGTAACATTGCCCTATTAATTCTCAGTGACGGACAACAAGCCCCTTCTGATACGATAGCAGAAGCTCAAGCACTAAAAAGTAAACTTGGCGAGCGCCTATGTATCTACACAGTTTGGGTAGGTAACAGCGACAACACATCTGGACAGGTTGTACTACAAAATTTATCCAATATGTCTAACTGTGGCAAGAGCGTCAATGTAGCTGACATATCTTCTAGTACATCTATGGCTAGATTTGTAGAAGACATGTTATATACAAAAGTAGCGGCTGGTTGTAGCGATATTGATGGCGATGGCGTTTGCGATCCAAATGACAAATGTCCAGACACACCAGCCGGAGTAAAAGTTAATTCGCAAGGCTGTTGGTCTTATAATAATATAAATTTCGGATTTGACTCATCAAAAATTACTTCTGCTTCTGAACATATACTTGACAATGCAGTTGTCGTTTTAAAAAGAAACCCAAGCATGACTGTACGGCTTGATGGCCATACGGATAGTATAGGTACTCAAGCCTATAATATGGGTCTTTCAGTACGCAGAGCTCAAGCAGTTAAAAGTCACTTAATAGCAAAGGGTATAGCTGCTAGACGTTTAACTATTAAAGGTTTTGGTAAATCAAACCCTATCGCATCAAATAATACTGAAGCTGGCCGCGCAGAAAACCGTCGCGTAGATTTCAAGATTACTGCTCGATAA
- a CDS encoding DUF190 domain-containing protein, producing MSQRPVTIARVYTLEGHDHLNHTLEILHQEKIVGVSVIRGIAGIGSTGELHTSTILSLSLELPIIIEFHDQPEKVEKAITVLKAKLDLKHIISWSAMAHI from the coding sequence ATGAGTCAAAGACCGGTCACTATCGCTCGTGTTTATACTCTGGAAGGTCATGATCATTTAAATCATACACTAGAAATATTACACCAAGAGAAAATTGTTGGTGTCAGCGTGATTCGTGGCATTGCAGGTATTGGTTCGACAGGAGAATTACATACCTCGACAATACTTAGTTTGTCGTTAGAATTGCCCATTATAATAGAATTCCATGATCAGCCAGAAAAGGTAGAAAAAGCCATTACAGTGCTTAAAGCCAAGTTAGACCTTAAACATATTATTAGCTGGTCTGCTATGGCTCATATTTAA